Proteins encoded by one window of Elaeis guineensis isolate ETL-2024a chromosome 12, EG11, whole genome shotgun sequence:
- the LOC140852826 gene encoding uncharacterized protein codes for MQDLEGLLDRLITVATRSGGSSRDSGSLNALQVAVKLDGPVTYLQWERSTRLLVQGRGLEGYLTGTKRKPANNEQDMAQWRMENSAVLVFLLNTMTPNVARSVQLLETAQEVWETVAQMFSQKQNSAQAFEIRSQLRHLRQGDLSITEYATELKRLWSEADHYRTFIPQCSIDVDRFQKYLEEERVQDFLYGLNSEYESVRVQLLARDILPNLGQVFSTVLSEETRRRVTSDSNSSVRSALTVQPQQVGEKVCFHCKKPGHTKAFCWDLHGRPNQPGRSSRGRGSRSGGRTGGQNHVRGSVQANLSEETESAVHSLSTEEYQTFRRMMEKYESSSNTTPTLEQSSHQDGYLDSSLFAHSGKGSIDCTPSLRLSSVLHELKMGKILGGGRLHNGLYYLSTDEKNMNSSLTGYALSVEGTQFGVKIKILRSDNGTEYINQEFRAYLHTHEIIHQTTCIDTPAQNGVAERKNQHLLEGTRSIVPPARYRYDIANYVSYKNVSPSYQSFVAVLDSVCIPSTWQKAMAEPKWKEAMLEEMTALSKNQTWDLVTLPAGKHPLDVKNAFLHGDLQEEVYMQIPPGFETRATIEKVCKLKRSLYGLKQSPRTWFDRFSQTVKGMGYKQSNTDNTLFYRHLKGKKTILLVYVDDIVITGDDHHEIKQLKEKLKQVFEKLLKELQLLNKFFLRLYCDNKAAIEIVSNPIQHDRTKHIEIDRHFIKEKINQGQICITYIRSSDQVADILTKGLSSVSFSGLIDKMGLRDIFASS; via the exons atgcaagatcttgaaggtCTACTGGATCGGCTTATTACAGTTGCCACTCGATCAGGGGGTTCGTCAAGAGATAGTGGATCACTGAATGCTCTTCAAGTGGCTGTAAAACTTGATGGCCCAGTGACATATTTACAATGGGAGAGGAGCACTCGTCTACTTGTTCAAGGACGAGGTTTGGAGGGATATCTCACCGGCACAAAGAGGAAACCTGctaataatgagcaggatatggctcaatggagaatggagaactctgctGTTCTGGTGTTTCTTCTAAATACCATGACACCGAATGTGGCCAGAAGTGTGCAACTGCTGGAGACTGCACAGGAAGTCTGGGAGACAGTGGCCCAAATGTTCTCACAAAAGCAGAATTCTGCTCAAGCATTTGAGATCCGTTCTCAATTACGTCATCTTCGTCAGGGAGATTTATCTATCACTGAATATGCCACCGAGTTGAAACGTCTCTGGTCTGAAGCTGATCATTATAGAACTTTTATTCCACAATGCTCCATCGATGTTGATAGATTTCAGAAATATTTAGAAGAAGAACGGGTTCAAGACTTTCTATATGGTCTGAATTCGGAATATGAATCTGTCAGAGTTCAGCTTCTCGCCAGAGATATTTTACCTAATTTAGGTCAAGTCTTCTCTACTGTTTTAAGCGAGGAGACACGGCGACgagtgacttctgactccaatagTTCTGTAAGATCAGCTCTTACTGTACAGCCACAGCAGGTAGGTGAGAAGGtatgttttcattgtaaaaagccTGGGCACACTAAGGCATTTTGCTGGGATCTTCATGGCCGCCCAAATCAGCCTGGGCGTAGTAGTCGGGGTCGTGGTAGTCGTAGTGGTGGAAGAACTGGAGGACAGAATCATGTTCGTGGATCTGTCCAAGCCAATCTCTCTGAAGAGACCGAGAGTGCTGTACACAGCTTATCTACAGAAGAGTATCAGACCTTCCGACGAATGATGGAAAAGTATGAATCATCTTCTAACACCACACCTACTCTGGAACAGTCTAGCCACCAGGACGGATATCTTGACTCCTCTCTTTTTGCACACTCAG GAAAAGGATCCATTGACTGTACTCCTAGTttaagattatcatcagtattgcaT GAGCTGAAAATGGGGAAGATACTTGGGGGTGGTAGATTGCACAATGGACTCTATTATCTATCAACTGATGAGAAAAATATGAATTCTTCTTTGACGGGGTATGCATTGTCTGTTGAAG GTACTCAGTTTGGtgtcaaaattaaaattctacgTTCTGACAATGGCACAGAATATATTAATCAGGAGTTCCGTGCGTATCTTCACACTCACGAAATTATTCATCAAACCACTTGTATTGATACTCCtgctcaaaatggagttgctgaaagaaaaaatcagcACTTATTGGAA GGTACTCGCTCAATTGTTCCTCCTGCTCGTTACCGTTATGATATCGCTAATTATGTTTCATATAAAAATGTGTCTCCATCTTATCAAAGCTTTGTAGCTGTATTAGACTCTGTCTGTATTCCTAGTACCTGGCAAAAGGCTATGGCAGAACCTAAGTGGAAGGAAGCAATGTTAGAAGAGATGactgctttatccaaaaatcagacgtgGGATCTGGTCACTCTACCAGCTGGTAAGCATCct TTAGATGTGAAGAATGCATTTCTTCATggagatcttcaagaggaagtatACATGCAAATACCACCAGGATTTGAGACCAGAGCAACTATTGAAAAAGTCTGCAAACTAAAGCGCTCACTTTATGGCCTTAAACAGTCTCCTCGAACATGGTTTGATCGATTCAGTCAGACTGTAAAAGGAATGGGATATAAACAGAGTAATACAGACAATACTCTATTCTATAGGCATCTCAAGGGAAAGAAAACTATACTCttggtttatgttgatgacattgtaATAACAGGAGATGACCATCATGAGATTAAACAACTCAAAGAAAAACTAAAGCAAGTATTTGAG AAGTTGCTTAAGGAATTACAACTTCTAAACAAATTTTTTCTTCGGTTGTATTGTGACAACAAAGCAGCAATTGAGATTGTAAGCAATCCAATACAGCATGATCGTACTAAACACATCGAGATTGACCGTCATTTTATCAAGGAAAAGATTAATCAGGGTCAGATCTGCATTACCTATATTCGGTCTTCTGATCAGGTGGCAGATATTCTAACCAAAGGGCTTAGCTCAGTGTCTTTTTCTGGATTGATTGACAAGATGGGGCTTCGAGATATCTTCGcctcatcttga